CCTTCCCTGGCAAGTTCTCCCTCTACGACCTGGATGAGCTTGTCTTCAGGAAAAACTCGAATGAGCCGCTCGCGGCCTTCGAGCTGAAGTTCATCAGCTGGAGGGTCATCAAGGACGCGTGGGCGCAGGGTGAGTTGGAGATCAACGGCTGGCAGTTCCAGCGGCTCAGGCGGCTTTCAGAACTCCTCGCGGTCCCGCTGTACTATTTCATTCAGATCGGCAACGAGGAGCAGTTTGTGATGTTCAACGTGCAGCAGGTCGAGCCTTCTTTCGAGTACCGGCGCGGCGGCTCGGCGCGGGATTACTACGCTGTCATCAGCCTCGATGATGTGATCGTCAGCAGGAGCTTTGAGGAGTTTGTGGATGACCTCGGCCTTCTCCTTGGTGTGAACTTGGCAAAGCCGGCTCAGATTCCAGCCTATGCCGTCGGAGGGAGGTGACGGGGCGATGAGCGTGGATTTGTCGTTTGTCAATGGATTCATAGTTGGTGCGGGCGCAACGTTCTTTGTCCTCTTAGTACTAGCCCATATATATGGTGGTAAGATCGACATAAAGCGAACAGGGGTCGCGAACCTGTACTTTGGTCTCGCCGCAAGGAAGGCAGTCAGAATTGAAGTGGATCAGGACAAGGCGAAGATCCTCGTCATTAATGAGGATGTAGCATGCTCTATTGATTTTGACCCCTCGGAGTTCAAGGCCTTCAAAAAGGCCCTTCTCAAGCTAGGGCCTGAGGTTGAGGAGCGTGATGTCAGTGAGTCTTAACTTTCATACGAAAGTTAAGCCATTTATCGCACTTATTTTTAACATTCAAGGCGAAATAAAGACGAAAGTTAAGAAATGAGGTGAGAAACGTGGTGAAACCCTTCGCATGGGACAAAGGCCTCGACTATGAGAAAACCTATCGACAGATCCTCAACCACTATCGCCAAGCCACCCGTGACACATCCAAAGCCTACGACATCATACTCCTGACTCAACTCCGCAACGGCTCCAGGCTCACCGAGGCCATCAACTTCCTCAAAAAGCTCATTGAAGAAAAGCCCTTCAAGCGCCAGAAGTACATCAAAGTCGAAAAGCGGAAAGACGGCTATGAAAGGCTCATGGTTCTTCCAGAGGAAATTGATAAGAAAGAGCTGATGAGGGTCTCCTACGTCATCAAAGAGGCCAACAAGTGGAAGGTCTCAACCTATTGTAAAAGGACCTACGGGTTCAACACCCACGCCTTGAGGTATGCACTAATATCATATCTATCTCAGAAAGGCGTTGCTCCACAGCTTATAGCAAAGATTACCGGCCACAAGACGCTCGACTACATTCTATACTACACCCAACAGCAGAAGGCAGAAGAGCTTCTCAAGGACCTGAGGTGATGCCGCATGCATATATATCATAATACTCTATATGACCTCGGTGATAAAGAGTGGGACAAATGGGCAAAGTGGCCACTCCTGAACGCGGCTCTCACACAGCCCAAAAGCCAGAAAAGAAGCGAAAGACAAGGCTCCACATCACGCTTGATGAAGATGTCGGCGAAGTTCTTGACAGGCTGTACATCAGAAAGTCTCAGTTCATCAACGACCTGCTCAGAATCATTCTTTTTGGGGAGGGGGACGTTATGAGCTTTTTAGAATCGTTGTGGTGGGCCCGCGGGGATTCGAACCCCGGACCTCCGCCGTGTGAGGGCGGCGTCATAACCAGTCTAGACCACGGGCCCGCCCGAAGTAGTGAAAGGGTGGGAAAATATAAAGCTTTCGCTAAACTTCTTCGAGTATCTTCTCGGGTGCTCCAGCGAACTCCACCAGGTATTCTGCCTCAACTATGTGAAGCCTGCCTGGGACGATAAGGACGTGGGGCTGTCTTCCGAAGTCCTCGTTTATGAGCTCCCTGACGTAGCCGGCCCTCAGAGTCGGCTCAAGCGAACCAGCCCTCGCTAAGACGACAACGAGAGTCTCAGGGGTGAACACTCCTTCACCTTTCATTTCCTCGACTTTGAGAAGTATCTCCATCGCTTCATTGGCCGTCATGTAGCGGTTCTGGTCTGCCTTGATGTCGAGGAACAGAAGCGTGTGGAGACCCCTTTCTTTGTTATCCCTTATCACGTCGTAGTGGCTCGTCGGGAACCAGTTCTTCTCGGGATAGGCAACGGTAGCGCTCTTCCCGAACTTGTATATCTGAAGACCGGTGATTGCCACCGCGGAGTAAATGCTTGGAGCGTGGATAACGTAGCTCTTAACTCCAGCTTTCTTTGCCCTTATCCTGAGGTCTGAGTGAGTAGTTGCCACCATCGGGTCTCCGGCGGTTAAAAACGCAACGTCTTTGTCCTTAGCCTCGGGAAGAACTATTCTCTCGAAGTTCAGCTCAACATCCTCCCTGCTGAGTCGAACTATCGGCTTGCCGATGAGCTCCTCAATTTTCTCAAGGGTGGTACCTGCTAAAAGGGAAGTGTAGAACTCAGCGAAGACTTTATCACACCTTCTCGCCGTTTCCAGTCCCTTGAGTGTGATGTCCTTTTCATCGTAAAGCCCAAGCCCAATGAAGTACAGCACCATTTCTATCACCACATCAAAGGTGTTCC
This sequence is a window from Thermococcus kodakarensis KOD1. Protein-coding genes within it:
- a CDS encoding integrase; the encoded protein is MVKPFAWDKGLDYEKTYRQILNHYRQATRDTSKAYDIILLTQLRNGSRLTEAINFLKKLIEEKPFKRQKYIKVEKRKDGYERLMVLPEEIDKKELMRVSYVIKEANKWKVSTYCKRTYGFNTHALRYALISYLSQKGVAPQLIAKITGHKTLDYILYYTQQQKAEELLKDLR
- the dph5 gene encoding diphthine synthase; its protein translation is MVLYFIGLGLYDEKDITLKGLETARRCDKVFAEFYTSLLAGTTLEKIEELIGKPIVRLSREDVELNFERIVLPEAKDKDVAFLTAGDPMVATTHSDLRIRAKKAGVKSYVIHAPSIYSAVAITGLQIYKFGKSATVAYPEKNWFPTSHYDVIRDNKERGLHTLLFLDIKADQNRYMTANEAMEILLKVEEMKGEGVFTPETLVVVLARAGSLEPTLRAGYVRELINEDFGRQPHVLIVPGRLHIVEAEYLVEFAGAPEKILEEV